GAAGTTCCCACACCGGTTGCACTTGATTCGGCCCATCGCGTCCATCGCGTTGTCGAGGCTCTCACAGTTCGTACAGAACCAGCCATAGCGGTGCTCCGCATCGGACGACTCGTAGGCGACGAGAAACGGTCCCTTCGATCCCCTGTCGCCGTCCGTCTCCGAGACG
This genomic stretch from Natrinema sp. SYSU A 869 harbors:
- a CDS encoding DUF5816 domain-containing protein is translated as MQTWSTDDGDTVYVSETDGDRGSKGPFLVAYESSDAEHRYGWFCTNCESLDNAMDAMGRIKCNRCGNFRKPTEWDAAHE